From Thiomicrospira sp. XS5, one genomic window encodes:
- a CDS encoding rubredoxin, which produces MIVPMTRRKALKNIFSSGVAISLLWKTKNTLAMSAPDFISYQYPAGSYYCSMCMQYVYNPVNGEPDEEIEPGTSFADIPDSFYCPVCGSPKDLFHKL; this is translated from the coding sequence ATGATTGTGCCAATGACAAGAAGAAAAGCTTTAAAAAACATCTTCTCTAGCGGAGTTGCGATTTCACTTCTTTGGAAAACAAAAAACACATTGGCAATGTCTGCGCCAGATTTTATAAGTTATCAGTATCCCGCAGGGTCCTATTATTGTTCAATGTGTATGCAATATGTTTATAACCCGGTAAACGGAGAACCAGACGAAGAAATTGAACCCGGAACGTCTTTTGCAGACATTCCAGATAGTTTTTATTGCCCTGTATGCGGCTCACCTAAAGACTTATTTCATAAATTGTAA
- the metE gene encoding 5-methyltetrahydropteroyltriglutamate--homocysteine S-methyltransferase: MTLHNLGYPRIGDKRELKFALETYWKGEQSEAELAAVAKDIRRRNWQTQLDAGVELLPANDFAYYDQFLNMSTLLGVIPKRFRQEPYDLEVAFRMARGRAPSDDAAACCAGHAGHEHSEPVSKTTSKADYAGAMKKWFDTNYHTIVPELEDDTTFALTDTRLFDEVAEAVEVAGLAKNVKPVLVGPVTYLYLAENKGTAIPKLSRLPELLAVYGEILQRLADQGIEWVQIDEPILVLELADEWQQAFQQAYDVLSESPLKLLLATYFETLGDNLSLACDLPVAGLHYDGLRGAKQLNDVVAQYPADKVLSIGLVDGRNIWKTDVTDAIAQLQDAKAKFGDNLWVAPSCSLLHVPVNLEVEEKLNPELKNYLAFAKQKLAEIKLLADALNGQIDEKALAANAQAIADKQQSKLIHNADVQARIAKLDQVALDRAAPYAERAAVQKPKFDLPLFPTTTIGSFPQTQAIRQTRLKFKKGEISEAQYIDAMQAEIRDVCERQERIGIDVFVHGEPERNDMVEYFGEQLDGFAFTQFGWVQSYGSRCVKPPIIFGDVSRPKPMTVFWSQYAQSQTDKTMKGMLTGAVTVLQWSFVRNDQTREATCNQIALALRDEVLDLETAGIHMIQIDEAALREGLPLKKSDWAEYLRWAVNSFRMTTSGVQNDTQIHTHMCYSEFNDIIEAVAKMDADVITIETSKSQMKLLDAFVDFQYPNEIGPGVYDIHSPNIPTVEQMVDLIQKAAENIPAERLWVNPDCGLKTRGWQETEPALTNMVEAAKVLRKQFEAQIKSA, encoded by the coding sequence ATGACACTCCATAATTTAGGCTACCCGCGTATCGGCGATAAACGGGAATTGAAATTCGCATTGGAAACTTACTGGAAAGGCGAGCAAAGCGAGGCCGAACTGGCCGCCGTGGCGAAAGATATTCGTCGTCGTAACTGGCAAACCCAGTTGGACGCGGGCGTGGAATTGTTGCCTGCCAACGATTTCGCTTATTACGACCAGTTTCTGAACATGAGCACCTTGCTGGGCGTGATTCCAAAACGCTTCCGTCAGGAACCGTACGATTTGGAGGTGGCGTTTCGCATGGCGCGTGGCCGCGCACCGTCCGATGACGCGGCGGCGTGTTGCGCCGGGCATGCCGGTCACGAACATTCGGAACCGGTTTCTAAAACCACGTCCAAAGCGGATTACGCCGGGGCGATGAAGAAATGGTTCGACACCAATTACCACACCATTGTGCCGGAATTGGAAGACGATACCACCTTTGCCCTGACCGACACGCGTTTGTTTGACGAAGTGGCCGAGGCCGTTGAAGTGGCAGGCCTGGCGAAAAACGTCAAACCGGTGTTGGTTGGCCCGGTCACCTATTTATATCTGGCGGAAAACAAAGGCACGGCGATTCCGAAGTTGAGCCGCTTGCCGGAATTGCTGGCGGTGTATGGCGAAATCCTGCAACGTCTGGCCGACCAAGGCATTGAATGGGTGCAAATCGACGAACCGATTCTGGTATTGGAACTGGCCGACGAATGGCAACAGGCGTTCCAACAAGCCTATGACGTTTTGAGCGAATCGCCACTTAAACTGCTATTGGCGACCTACTTTGAAACGCTGGGCGATAACCTGTCGTTGGCGTGCGACTTGCCGGTGGCTGGGTTGCATTACGACGGCTTACGCGGCGCGAAACAATTGAACGACGTGGTGGCACAATATCCCGCTGACAAAGTGCTGTCCATCGGTTTGGTGGACGGGCGTAATATCTGGAAAACCGATGTCACCGACGCGATTGCACAGCTTCAGGACGCCAAAGCCAAATTCGGCGATAACCTGTGGGTGGCACCAAGTTGTTCGTTATTGCACGTGCCGGTTAATCTGGAGGTGGAAGAAAAACTTAATCCGGAACTGAAAAACTATCTGGCCTTCGCCAAACAAAAACTGGCGGAAATCAAACTGCTGGCGGACGCCTTAAACGGCCAAATCGATGAAAAAGCGTTGGCCGCGAACGCTCAAGCCATTGCCGACAAGCAACAGTCCAAATTGATTCACAATGCCGACGTGCAAGCGCGAATCGCCAAGTTGGATCAAGTCGCCTTGGATCGCGCCGCGCCTTATGCCGAGCGTGCCGCAGTGCAAAAGCCCAAGTTCGATTTACCGTTGTTCCCGACCACGACCATCGGTTCTTTTCCGCAAACACAAGCCATTCGTCAGACCCGTTTGAAATTCAAAAAAGGCGAGATTTCTGAAGCGCAATACATCGACGCCATGCAGGCGGAAATCCGCGATGTGTGCGAACGTCAGGAACGCATCGGCATCGACGTTTTCGTGCACGGCGAACCCGAGCGTAACGACATGGTGGAATATTTCGGTGAGCAATTGGACGGTTTCGCCTTTACACAATTCGGCTGGGTGCAGTCTTACGGTTCGCGTTGCGTGAAACCGCCGATTATTTTCGGGGACGTTTCGCGCCCGAAACCGATGACGGTTTTCTGGTCGCAATACGCGCAAAGTCAAACCGATAAAACCATGAAAGGCATGCTCACCGGCGCAGTCACGGTGCTGCAATGGTCGTTCGTGCGTAACGATCAAACCCGCGAAGCCACCTGTAACCAGATTGCCTTGGCCTTGCGCGACGAAGTGTTGGATTTGGAAACCGCCGGCATCCACATGATTCAAATCGACGAAGCGGCGTTGCGCGAAGGCTTGCCGTTGAAAAAATCGGATTGGGCGGAGTATCTGCGTTGGGCGGTGAACAGTTTCCGTATGACGACTTCCGGCGTGCAGAACGACACCCAGATTCACACCCACATGTGTTATTCCGAGTTCAACGACATTATCGAAGCGGTTGCGAAAATGGATGCCGATGTCATCACCATCGAAACCTCCAAATCGCAGATGAAACTGCTGGATGCCTTTGTAGATTTCCAATACCCGAACGAAATCGGGCCGGGCGTGTACGACATCCATTCGCCGAATATTCCGACTGTGGAACAGATGGTGGACTTGATTCAAAAAGCGGCGGAAAACATTCCGGCGGAACGCCTGTGGGTGAACCCAGACTGCGGTTTGAAAACAAGGGGCTGGCAAGAAACCGAACCGGCGCTGACGAATATGGTCGAAGCTGCGAAAGTGTTACGGAAACAGTTTGAAGCGCAGATTAAAAGCGCTTAA
- a CDS encoding LysR substrate-binding domain-containing protein, which translates to MIDVRHLKTLLALQQHNSVSLAAQTLCMTQSALSHQIKQLEHSLGLKLFERKSSPIRFTPAGKMLLKTAQEIVPKLEQTEMALKSFEAGEQGRLFIGVECHTCFEWLLPVMRSYQQAWQGVDMDVVNSLSGAANNQALSNLQRQKLDLVITSDPIELSGVIYKELFSYESVLVTAAGHPLAESDWITPQDLKHETLIHYPVPKEKLDVFKHFLMPADISPNERLSEMTLMMLQLVESRKGVCVLPKWLLATLPEFQPLPTLRLGTQGLWSKLYAAIHEDAENKAYIGAFIDRIKQEMQNT; encoded by the coding sequence ATGATTGACGTTCGCCACCTCAAAACCCTGCTGGCGCTGCAACAACACAACAGCGTCAGCCTGGCCGCTCAGACCTTGTGCATGACGCAATCGGCGCTGTCGCATCAAATCAAACAATTGGAACACAGTCTCGGTTTGAAACTGTTCGAGCGCAAAAGCTCGCCGATTCGATTCACCCCCGCCGGTAAAATGCTGCTGAAAACCGCTCAGGAAATCGTGCCCAAGCTGGAACAAACCGAGATGGCGCTGAAAAGTTTCGAGGCGGGCGAACAAGGGCGTTTGTTCATCGGCGTGGAATGCCACACCTGTTTTGAATGGCTGCTGCCGGTGATGCGCAGTTATCAACAGGCCTGGCAGGGTGTGGACATGGACGTCGTCAACAGCTTGTCCGGCGCGGCGAATAATCAGGCGCTGTCCAACCTGCAACGCCAGAAGCTGGATTTGGTCATCACCTCCGACCCAATCGAATTGAGCGGCGTGATCTACAAGGAATTGTTCAGTTACGAATCCGTTCTGGTGACCGCCGCTGGGCACCCGCTGGCGGAATCCGATTGGATCACTCCGCAAGATTTGAAACACGAAACCTTGATTCATTACCCGGTGCCGAAAGAAAAGCTGGATGTGTTCAAACATTTTCTGATGCCGGCGGACATTTCGCCGAACGAGCGTTTATCGGAAATGACGTTGATGATGTTGCAATTGGTGGAAAGCCGCAAAGGCGTGTGCGTACTGCCGAAATGGTTGCTGGCGACCTTGCCGGAATTCCAGCCTTTACCGACCCTTCGGCTCGGCACGCAAGGTTTGTGGTCGAAACTCTACGCCGCGATTCATGAAGATGCGGAAAACAAAGCCTACATCGGCGCATTTATCGACAGAATCAAACAGGAAATGCAAAACACCTGA
- a CDS encoding sigma-54 dependent transcriptional regulator translates to MSVDSEATPDFNGQRLLLVDDDASLLTLLSIRLRSLGLEVETVGSGAEALAKLPTFNPHLVLTDLRMAEMDGLALYEQIHQHYPTLPVIIMTAHGTIQEAVDATSRGVFGFITKPIDHVELNEKIRQALNIHTAVGSGDEQAKWRKNIIGQSHVMEALLQDLYHVAQSDISVYIQGESGTGKELIAQAIHAASPRRNKPFIAVNCSAIPEDLLESELFGHKRGAFSGAIENRKGLFELAHGGVLFLDEIGDMSPAFQVKLLRALQEGEIRPVGESKTVSIDVRVVSASHKDLKQLVDEKQFRLDLYYRLNIVTLRLPSLTDRPEDIPLLASHFIAQQKTKAKKLSNEAMEMLLGYDWPGNIRELKNVIEQACTFATAPLIPASLIEKALQQKNLSMMSFNEAKQNFERDYLIRLLKLVNGNVTHAARIAQRNRTEFYRLLERHQLKPAEFKKKPS, encoded by the coding sequence ATGAGCGTTGACTCGGAAGCAACGCCCGATTTTAACGGGCAACGATTATTATTGGTGGACGACGACGCCAGCTTGCTGACGTTACTGTCCATCCGCTTGCGGTCCTTGGGGCTGGAAGTGGAAACCGTCGGCAGCGGCGCCGAGGCGTTGGCCAAACTGCCCACCTTCAACCCGCATCTAGTACTCACCGATTTGCGGATGGCCGAAATGGACGGCTTGGCGCTGTACGAACAGATTCACCAACATTATCCAACGCTGCCGGTCATTATTATGACGGCGCACGGCACCATTCAGGAAGCGGTGGACGCCACCAGCCGCGGGGTGTTCGGTTTCATCACCAAACCGATTGATCACGTTGAGCTGAACGAGAAAATCCGCCAGGCCTTGAATATCCATACTGCGGTCGGTTCCGGTGACGAGCAAGCCAAATGGCGCAAGAACATCATCGGCCAAAGCCATGTGATGGAAGCGCTGTTACAGGATTTGTATCACGTTGCGCAGAGCGACATCAGTGTGTACATTCAGGGCGAAAGCGGCACTGGGAAGGAATTGATCGCTCAGGCGATTCATGCCGCCAGTCCGCGGCGCAACAAACCGTTTATCGCGGTTAATTGCAGCGCCATCCCGGAAGACTTGCTGGAATCGGAATTATTCGGCCACAAGCGAGGCGCGTTTTCCGGTGCCATCGAAAACCGAAAAGGGCTGTTCGAACTGGCGCACGGTGGTGTTCTGTTTCTGGATGAAATCGGTGATATGTCGCCGGCGTTTCAGGTCAAGCTGTTGCGCGCCCTGCAGGAAGGCGAAATCCGTCCGGTCGGTGAGAGCAAAACCGTTTCCATTGATGTGCGGGTGGTGTCGGCCAGCCATAAGGATTTGAAACAACTGGTGGACGAAAAGCAATTCCGGCTGGATTTGTATTACCGTTTGAACATCGTCACCTTGCGGTTGCCGAGCTTGACCGACCGGCCGGAAGACATTCCGTTGCTGGCAAGCCACTTCATTGCGCAACAGAAGACCAAGGCCAAGAAGTTGTCCAACGAGGCGATGGAAATGTTGCTGGGGTACGACTGGCCGGGGAACATTCGAGAATTGAAAAATGTCATCGAACAGGCCTGCACCTTTGCGACGGCGCCGCTGATTCCGGCGAGCCTGATTGAAAAGGCGCTGCAACAAAAAAACCTGTCGATGATGTCGTTCAATGAAGCCAAGCAGAATTTCGAGCGGGATTACCTCATTCGCTTGCTGAAACTGGTGAACGGTAATGTCACGCACGCGGCGCGGATTGCGCAACGCAATCGCACCGAGTTCTATCGTTTGTTGGAACGTCACCAGTTGAAACCGGCGGAATTCAAGAAAAAACCCTCGTAA
- a CDS encoding sensor histidine kinase KdpD produces MFNQAWSNVRQQLSAKLKPVWEGSLYQWMLGSFVVVSLPLMFAIVYALVSMDSYSKQAHKTVFQTVMVTENSRLILERLVSMERSIRQYQVLKETSLLDAFLTHHQKFISLVDASKPYDIDSDLAKKLNQLKQLEMELFESVYNRAFFEQKPVLAEDVGQFEILTNQAKQIIEMGSRQQSLEVQALSEYEASVRERVFYIVLASALLAFLLSVVFVHFITKPIRKTGSVIRRLVKDDFETPIEISAGPRDVRELGANLEGLRQELKHLENEKQQFIRNISHELKTPLATLKEGTDLLSEELIGSLTPEQKEVVQLMQVGNFNIMNLVANLLEYQKAVSIQSRLDLGDVDVSKLVAQLVADYQLLVQNKGVVLDVAVPRFKIVADAAKLKMILSNFLSNAIKFSNSGDHIGVSVTRTQTGLRFLVEDQGPGIPEELHQAIFEDFFQGDVQPGSTMKGTGLGLAIVGYYVDKHGGEIQLLPPNKHYSGARIALDLPVEPVT; encoded by the coding sequence ATGTTTAACCAGGCCTGGTCGAATGTCCGCCAACAGTTGAGCGCCAAACTGAAACCGGTGTGGGAAGGTTCCCTGTACCAGTGGATGCTCGGCAGTTTCGTGGTGGTGAGTTTGCCGTTGATGTTTGCGATAGTGTACGCGCTGGTGTCGATGGACAGTTACTCCAAACAGGCGCATAAAACCGTGTTTCAGACGGTGATGGTCACGGAAAACAGCCGCTTGATTCTGGAACGCCTGGTGTCGATGGAACGCAGTATTCGCCAATATCAGGTGCTGAAAGAAACCTCGCTGCTGGACGCCTTTCTGACCCATCATCAAAAGTTCATCAGTCTGGTGGATGCGTCCAAACCCTACGACATCGATTCCGATTTGGCGAAGAAACTGAACCAGTTGAAGCAGCTGGAAATGGAACTGTTCGAGTCGGTGTACAACCGCGCGTTTTTCGAACAAAAACCGGTGCTGGCGGAAGACGTCGGCCAGTTTGAGATACTGACTAACCAAGCCAAACAAATCATTGAAATGGGGTCGCGTCAGCAATCGCTGGAAGTGCAGGCCTTATCGGAATACGAAGCGTCGGTGCGCGAACGGGTGTTTTACATCGTGCTGGCCAGTGCGCTATTGGCGTTTTTGTTGAGTGTGGTGTTTGTGCATTTCATCACCAAGCCGATCCGCAAGACCGGTTCGGTGATTCGCCGTTTGGTGAAGGACGATTTTGAAACCCCCATCGAGATTTCCGCCGGGCCGCGTGATGTGCGCGAATTGGGCGCTAATCTGGAAGGTTTGCGGCAGGAGCTGAAGCACCTCGAAAATGAGAAACAGCAGTTCATCCGCAACATTTCCCATGAACTGAAAACACCGCTGGCCACGCTGAAAGAAGGCACGGACTTGCTGTCCGAGGAGCTGATCGGCTCGCTGACGCCGGAGCAGAAAGAAGTGGTGCAACTGATGCAGGTGGGCAACTTCAATATCATGAACCTGGTCGCCAACCTGTTGGAATACCAGAAAGCGGTGTCGATTCAATCCCGGCTTGATTTGGGCGACGTGGATGTGTCCAAACTGGTGGCGCAATTGGTCGCTGATTATCAATTGTTGGTTCAGAATAAGGGCGTTGTCTTGGATGTGGCGGTGCCACGGTTTAAAATTGTCGCGGACGCCGCCAAATTGAAGATGATTTTGAGCAACTTCCTGTCCAACGCCATCAAGTTTTCCAATTCGGGCGATCACATCGGAGTGTCGGTCACGCGTACGCAAACTGGGTTACGTTTTTTGGTGGAAGACCAAGGCCCAGGGATTCCGGAAGAATTGCATCAGGCCATTTTCGAAGACTTTTTTCAAGGCGACGTTCAGCCCGGTTCGACCATGAAAGGCACCGGCCTCGGATTGGCCATTGTCGGTTATTATGTGGATAAACATGGCGGCGAAATTCAGTTGCTGCCACCAAACAAACATTATTCTGGAGCGCGTATTGCTTTGGATTTACCTGTGGAGCCAGTGACATGA
- a CDS encoding EAL domain-containing protein, which produces MKHPSNIPLFATSQESLTVSHFMHHGLETCPPDMSIKSVIGLLSQKNIGSILVEDNGEIEGIWTRTDLLRLDVSKPEVLQAPIAMVMNTPVWRVHKDELVSSATYLFHKKHIHHLLVVDCDERPVGVLAQSDLVNAKASEHFLEGIAIRELLSGHLHFIDAHANLNEVLAMMAEKDVDALVVRKEDELGIISMRDLLKCFALLENYDDLTVKDIASWPLISVSHDQSLSYVRHFMMERKFHHIGVEDDDGTLLDLISFSELLHRIEENFHYQTSISIKEKEQRVLEAETLYRDLLSMSMHGVLIYQGDRIAYANHEVYNLLGYQECDLMEKSLLDLVPEAEREAFALRLREMEHHHPAYIEQELLCFDQRRVSVELSHKPITYHAEPAHLVVMNDLSFRHETERFQMLTRSVFDNAGEGILVTDADNRFVLVNRKFEDITGYDFKDVAGKDPSMLSSGQQAKEFYREMWTSLQANGTWQGEIWNRKKDGTIYPEWLTINAVKNKTGDVLHYVGLMNDLSQQKATEQEINRLSFYDILTGLPNVSLFKNRLQQSIKKSSRESQKVALLIVDIARFKMFNDAVGYEYGDQLLKAVAQRLNQLLDSEDSVARLGADNFLILMEDIQHKNETAEFAEQLIEAFLEPFSIDGQDHVLDVKIGIALSSLDGDEALDLMKSADEALFEAKKLPHSGYAFHSSELTTTTSEYFFYEKALRQGIENKELVTYFQPQICLKENRVVGAEALVRWLHPEMGVVPPNKFIGISESTGLIIPLGRDVLAQACRHWQAWQKQGFELERISVNVSTIQLMHQDFVATVAEVLAETGINPAVLELEVTESFLLQNEQQGIEVLYALKELGVALSMDDFGTGFSSLSYLKKLPLDQLKIDQSFVQSLPDDAEDLAIVEAIIAVGKAVGVEVIAEGVETELQAKFLRDKGCMLAQGFGFSRPLPPEEFLGWCRSFN; this is translated from the coding sequence ATGAAACACCCAAGTAACATTCCGCTTTTTGCAACGTCGCAAGAATCCTTGACCGTTTCCCATTTTATGCATCATGGGCTGGAAACCTGTCCGCCGGATATGAGCATCAAATCGGTGATTGGTCTCTTGAGCCAGAAAAACATCGGCTCCATCCTGGTCGAGGACAACGGTGAAATCGAAGGCATCTGGACGCGTACTGATTTGTTGCGTCTCGACGTCTCTAAACCGGAAGTGTTACAAGCTCCCATTGCTATGGTGATGAACACGCCGGTTTGGCGCGTTCATAAAGACGAACTGGTGTCGTCCGCCACGTATCTGTTCCACAAGAAACACATCCATCATCTGTTGGTCGTGGATTGTGACGAGCGCCCGGTGGGTGTCTTGGCGCAATCTGATCTGGTCAATGCCAAAGCCAGCGAACACTTTTTGGAAGGCATTGCCATCCGTGAGTTGCTGAGCGGGCATTTGCATTTCATTGACGCTCACGCCAACCTTAACGAGGTGCTGGCGATGATGGCGGAAAAAGACGTGGATGCCTTGGTGGTGCGCAAGGAAGACGAACTCGGGATTATCTCGATGCGGGATTTGCTGAAGTGTTTTGCGCTGCTGGAAAATTACGATGACCTGACGGTTAAGGACATCGCTTCCTGGCCGTTGATCAGCGTGTCTCACGACCAAAGCCTGTCGTATGTCCGTCACTTTATGATGGAGCGCAAATTCCATCATATCGGCGTGGAAGACGACGACGGCACCTTACTGGATTTAATCAGCTTTTCCGAACTGCTGCACCGCATTGAAGAAAATTTCCATTACCAGACCAGCATCAGCATCAAGGAAAAAGAACAACGGGTGCTGGAAGCGGAAACCCTGTATCGCGACTTGCTGAGCATGTCGATGCACGGCGTATTAATTTATCAGGGCGACCGCATCGCTTACGCCAATCACGAAGTCTATAACCTGTTGGGCTATCAGGAATGCGATTTGATGGAAAAATCGCTGTTGGATTTGGTGCCGGAGGCCGAACGGGAAGCCTTTGCCCTGCGTTTGCGGGAAATGGAACACCACCATCCGGCTTACATCGAACAGGAATTACTCTGTTTCGACCAGCGCCGAGTCTCGGTGGAGCTGTCGCATAAACCGATCACCTATCACGCCGAACCGGCCCACCTGGTGGTGATGAACGACTTGAGTTTCCGTCACGAAACCGAGCGTTTCCAAATGCTGACCCGGTCGGTGTTCGATAACGCCGGGGAAGGCATTTTGGTCACGGATGCCGACAACCGCTTTGTGCTGGTCAACCGTAAGTTTGAAGACATCACCGGTTACGATTTTAAGGATGTGGCGGGCAAAGATCCGTCCATGCTCAGCTCCGGTCAGCAAGCGAAAGAATTTTACCGTGAAATGTGGACTTCCCTGCAAGCCAATGGCACCTGGCAGGGTGAGATTTGGAACCGAAAGAAAGACGGCACCATCTATCCGGAATGGTTGACCATCAACGCCGTCAAAAACAAAACCGGCGACGTGTTGCATTACGTCGGCTTGATGAACGATTTGAGCCAACAAAAAGCCACCGAGCAGGAAATCAACCGCCTGTCGTTTTACGACATTCTGACCGGCTTGCCGAATGTGTCGCTGTTCAAAAACCGCCTGCAGCAGTCCATCAAAAAATCCTCTCGCGAATCTCAGAAGGTCGCATTGTTGATTGTGGACATCGCCCGTTTCAAGATGTTCAACGATGCCGTGGGCTACGAATACGGCGACCAATTACTGAAAGCCGTGGCACAACGTTTGAACCAACTGCTGGATTCGGAAGATTCCGTGGCGCGTTTGGGGGCGGACAATTTCCTGATTCTGATGGAAGACATCCAGCACAAAAATGAAACCGCCGAATTCGCCGAGCAGTTGATTGAAGCCTTTCTGGAACCGTTTAGCATTGACGGTCAGGATCATGTGCTCGACGTCAAAATCGGTATCGCCTTGTCGTCTCTGGACGGCGACGAAGCCTTGGATTTGATGAAATCCGCCGACGAAGCCTTGTTTGAAGCCAAGAAACTGCCGCACAGCGGTTACGCTTTCCATTCCTCGGAGCTGACCACCACCACCTCGGAATACTTCTTTTACGAAAAAGCGTTGCGTCAAGGCATTGAAAACAAAGAACTGGTCACCTATTTCCAGCCGCAAATTTGTTTGAAGGAAAACCGCGTGGTGGGGGCGGAAGCCCTGGTACGCTGGTTGCATCCGGAAATGGGCGTGGTCCCGCCGAATAAGTTTATCGGCATCAGTGAATCCACCGGTTTGATTATTCCGTTGGGCCGGGATGTACTGGCTCAGGCGTGTCGTCATTGGCAGGCCTGGCAAAAACAAGGATTCGAATTGGAGCGGATTTCGGTGAATGTGTCCACCATCCAGCTGATGCATCAGGATTTTGTCGCCACGGTTGCGGAAGTCTTGGCGGAAACCGGCATCAACCCGGCGGTGCTGGAACTGGAAGTGACCGAAAGCTTCCTGTTACAGAACGAGCAGCAGGGGATTGAAGTTTTGTACGCGTTGAAGGAACTGGGCGTCGCCTTGTCGATGGACGATTTCGGGACCGGCTTCTCCTCCTTGTCCTATTTGAAAAAACTGCCGTTGGACCAGTTGAAAATCGACCAGTCTTTTGTGCAGTCGTTGCCCGACGATGCCGAAGACCTGGCCATTGTCGAAGCCATTATCGCGGTGGGTAAAGCCGTCGGGGTGGAAGTCATCGCCGAGGGCGTCGAAACCGAATTGCAGGCCAAATTCCTGCGTGACAAGGGCTGCATGCTGGCGCAGGGCTTCGGCTTCAGTCGGCCGTTGCCGCCGGAAGAATTCCTCGGTTGGTGCCGTTCATTCAACTAG
- the queF gene encoding NADPH-dependent 7-cyano-7-deazaguanine reductase QueF (Catalyzes the NADPH-dependent reduction of 7-cyano-7-deazaguanine (preQ0) to 7-aminomethyl-7-deazaguanine (preQ1) in queuosine biosynthesis) gives MTNTLSPKSDSTANQSLLGQATPYCTQYDPSLLFPVPRQEKRDELGVSPDALPFSGQDVWTGFEISWLNDKGKPQVGWALFFFPAESPNLIESKSFKLYLNSFNGTRFASAEVVKQHWITDLSQACGGEVKVALYDLDEPQTLIGAPPGECLDDLDIEVSDYQIRPEWLTTVSSTPVSETLYSHLLKSNCLVTGQPDWGSIVIRYEGPKIDRENLLKYLVSFREHNEFHEQCVERVFVDLMHYCQPEKLTVYARYVRRGGLDINPYRSNFETDFDLRRLVRQ, from the coding sequence ATGACAAACACCCTTTCCCCCAAATCGGATTCCACGGCGAATCAAAGCCTGTTAGGCCAAGCGACCCCTTATTGCACGCAATACGACCCGAGTCTTTTGTTCCCGGTACCGCGTCAGGAAAAACGCGATGAACTGGGCGTTTCGCCGGACGCGCTGCCGTTTTCCGGCCAGGATGTTTGGACCGGATTTGAGATTTCCTGGTTGAATGACAAGGGCAAGCCGCAAGTCGGCTGGGCGCTGTTTTTCTTTCCGGCGGAGTCGCCGAACTTAATCGAGTCGAAATCCTTTAAGCTGTATTTGAATTCGTTTAACGGCACTCGTTTTGCGTCGGCGGAGGTGGTCAAACAACATTGGATAACCGATTTATCCCAGGCCTGCGGCGGAGAGGTGAAAGTGGCCTTGTACGATTTGGATGAGCCGCAAACCTTAATTGGCGCCCCGCCCGGTGAATGTCTGGACGACTTGGACATCGAGGTGAGTGATTATCAGATTCGACCGGAGTGGCTGACAACTGTGTCGTCGACACCGGTGTCGGAGACTCTCTACAGCCATTTGCTTAAATCGAATTGTTTGGTGACCGGTCAGCCGGATTGGGGCAGCATTGTCATCCGCTACGAAGGGCCGAAAATTGACCGCGAAAATCTGCTGAAATATCTGGTGTCGTTTCGGGAACATAATGAGTTTCACGAGCAATGCGTGGAACGGGTGTTCGTGGACCTGATGCATTACTGTCAGCCGGAAAAACTGACCGTTTATGCGCGCTATGTTCGCCGGGGAGGACTCGACATCAACCCTTACCGTTCCAACTTTGAAACCGACTTCGATTTACGGCGGCTAGTACGCCAGTGA